A region from the Sphingopyxis lindanitolerans genome encodes:
- the gyrA gene encoding DNA gyrase subunit A, with product MTEENPQLPPPTDGVSPINIVDEMKTSYLDYAMSVIVSRALPDVRDGLKPVHRRILYSAFESGYVAGRPYRKSARIVGDVMGKYHPHGDSSIYDALARMTQDWSMSVPLVDGQGNFGSMDPDPPAAMRYTESRLAKVANTLLGDLDKDTVDFQPNYDGSESEPTVLPARYPNLLVNGAGGIAVGMATNIPPHNLGEVINATLATIDNPAITLDELMAIIPGPDFPTGAMMLGQGGARLAYATGRGSIMMRSTYVIEESRGDRQSIVLTAIPFQVGKSGLVEKIAEAARDKRIEGVADIRDESNREGVRVVIELKRDATAEVVLNQLWRHTPAQSSFPANMLAIRGGRPEMMGLKTILEAFITFREEVITRRCKFELGKARDRAHILLGLVVAVSNLDEVVRIIRGSASPALARDALLAREWPIGDIAPYIRLVEAIEGEVDDSATYRLSEVQVKAILDLRLHRLTALGRDEIGKELKELADEIEELLSILANRDKLVAVMCEELIAVRDEFAKPRRTQLAPAADGIDDEDLIEREEMVVTVTLDGYIKRTPLDTFRAQRRGGKGRAGMATKDEDVVTELFVTSTHTPVLFFSTMGKVYRMKVWRLPEGGPATRGRPMINLLPLAQGETISTVLPLPEDEGEWGKLHVMFATAKGHVRRNSMDAFTNVPSNGKIAMKFEGEDEDDRLIGVALLGENDDVLLATRQGKAIRFAGDDVREFQSRNSTGVRGMRLASGDEVISLSIVHRGGMRDQDEREDYLRFAPWKAEKEGTPAMDADRFAELAGREQFILTVCANGYGKLSSAYEYRRTGRGGQGITNIDNIARNGLVVASFPATQAHQLMLVTDQAKLIRMGLDSLRVIGRGSAGVRLFDVANNEHVVSAALIEDSDEEEGEDGDGTAETPATEAPSE from the coding sequence TTGACCGAAGAAAATCCGCAATTGCCGCCGCCCACCGACGGCGTTTCGCCGATCAACATCGTCGATGAAATGAAGACCAGCTACCTCGATTACGCGATGAGCGTGATCGTCAGCCGCGCGCTGCCCGACGTGCGCGACGGCCTGAAACCCGTCCATCGCCGCATCCTCTATTCGGCGTTCGAGAGCGGCTATGTCGCCGGCCGGCCGTATCGCAAGTCGGCGCGCATCGTCGGCGACGTAATGGGTAAATATCACCCGCACGGCGACAGTTCGATCTATGACGCGCTCGCCCGCATGACGCAGGACTGGTCGATGAGCGTCCCGCTCGTCGACGGCCAGGGCAATTTCGGCTCGATGGACCCCGATCCGCCGGCGGCGATGCGCTACACCGAATCGCGCCTCGCCAAGGTCGCGAACACGTTGCTCGGCGACCTCGACAAGGACACCGTCGATTTCCAGCCCAATTACGACGGCTCGGAGTCCGAACCGACCGTCCTCCCCGCGCGCTATCCCAATCTGCTCGTCAACGGCGCGGGCGGGATCGCGGTCGGAATGGCGACGAACATCCCGCCGCATAACCTCGGCGAAGTGATCAACGCGACGCTCGCGACGATCGACAATCCCGCCATCACGCTCGACGAGTTGATGGCGATCATTCCTGGGCCCGATTTCCCGACCGGTGCGATGATGCTGGGCCAGGGCGGCGCGCGCCTCGCCTACGCCACGGGCCGCGGCTCGATCATGATGCGGTCGACCTATGTCATCGAGGAAAGCCGCGGCGACCGCCAGTCGATCGTCCTCACCGCGATCCCGTTCCAGGTCGGCAAATCGGGTCTCGTCGAAAAAATCGCCGAAGCTGCGCGCGACAAGCGGATCGAAGGCGTCGCCGACATCCGTGACGAATCGAACCGCGAGGGCGTCCGCGTCGTCATCGAGCTAAAGCGCGATGCGACGGCCGAAGTGGTTCTCAACCAGCTCTGGCGCCACACCCCGGCGCAATCCTCCTTCCCCGCCAACATGCTGGCGATCCGCGGCGGCCGCCCCGAAATGATGGGGCTGAAGACGATCCTCGAGGCGTTCATCACCTTCCGCGAGGAGGTGATCACCCGCCGCTGCAAGTTCGAGCTTGGAAAGGCGCGCGATCGCGCCCACATCTTGCTCGGCCTCGTCGTCGCGGTCAGCAACCTCGACGAAGTCGTCCGCATCATCCGCGGTTCGGCCAGCCCCGCGCTGGCCCGCGATGCGTTGCTGGCGCGCGAATGGCCGATCGGCGACATCGCGCCCTATATCCGCCTCGTCGAAGCGATCGAGGGAGAGGTCGACGACAGCGCCACCTATCGCCTGTCCGAAGTCCAGGTGAAGGCGATCCTCGACCTGCGTCTGCATCGTCTGACCGCGCTCGGCCGTGACGAAATCGGCAAGGAACTCAAAGAACTGGCGGACGAGATTGAGGAGCTTTTGAGTATCCTCGCCAACCGCGACAAACTCGTTGCCGTCATGTGCGAAGAGTTGATCGCGGTCCGCGACGAATTTGCCAAACCGCGCCGGACGCAGCTCGCGCCCGCCGCCGACGGCATCGACGACGAGGATCTGATCGAGCGCGAGGAGATGGTCGTCACCGTCACCCTCGACGGCTATATCAAGCGCACCCCGCTCGACACCTTCCGCGCCCAGCGCCGCGGCGGCAAGGGCCGCGCCGGCATGGCGACGAAGGACGAGGATGTCGTCACCGAACTCTTCGTCACCTCGACCCACACGCCGGTGCTCTTCTTCTCGACTATGGGCAAGGTCTACCGCATGAAGGTGTGGCGCCTGCCCGAGGGCGGGCCCGCGACGCGCGGCCGTCCGATGATCAACCTGCTGCCGCTGGCGCAGGGCGAAACCATCTCGACCGTGCTGCCGCTGCCCGAGGACGAGGGCGAATGGGGCAAGCTGCACGTCATGTTCGCAACCGCCAAGGGCCATGTGCGTCGTAACAGCATGGACGCCTTCACCAACGTGCCCTCGAACGGCAAGATCGCCATGAAGTTCGAAGGCGAGGATGAGGACGACCGGCTGATCGGCGTCGCCCTGCTCGGCGAAAACGACGATGTGCTGCTCGCGACGCGCCAGGGCAAGGCGATCCGCTTTGCGGGCGACGATGTCCGCGAATTCCAGAGCCGCAATTCAACCGGCGTCCGCGGCATGCGGCTCGCCAGCGGCGACGAAGTGATTTCGCTGTCGATCGTCCATCGCGGCGGGATGCGCGACCAGGACGAGCGCGAGGATTATCTGCGCTTCGCCCCGTGGAAGGCTGAAAAGGAAGGCACGCCAGCGATGGACGCCGACCGCTTTGCCGAGCTTGCGGGCCGCGAACAATTCATCCTGACCGTCTGCGCCAACGGCTATGGCAAGCTGTCGTCGGCCTATGAATATCGCCGCACCGGCCGCGGCGGCCAGGGGATCACCAACATCGACAATATCGCCCGCAACGGGTTGGTGGTCGCCAGCTTCCCCGCGACGCAGGCGCACCAGTTGATGCTGGTCACCGACCAGGCGAAGCTCATCCGCATGGGCCTCGACAGCTTGCGCGTCATCGGCCGCGGCTCGGCGGGCGTGCGCCTGTTCGACGTCGCCAATAATGAGCATGTCGTCTCGGCGGCGCTGATCGAGGACAGCGACGAGGAAGAGGGTGAAGACGGCGACGGCACGGCCGAAACCCCGGCGACGGAGGCTCCTTCGGAATGA
- a CDS encoding DUF952 domain-containing protein, giving the protein MTAATAFKVLTHQQWADFERERVFRGAPVDIADGYIHLSTAEQLEATLAKHFAGQGDLMIAEIDLAQFGDAVRWEEAREGALFPHLYAELPMHAVVGLRKRD; this is encoded by the coding sequence ATGACCGCCGCGACGGCCTTCAAGGTGCTGACGCACCAGCAATGGGCCGATTTCGAGCGCGAGCGCGTATTCCGCGGCGCCCCGGTCGATATCGCCGACGGCTATATCCACCTGTCGACCGCCGAGCAGCTCGAAGCCACGCTGGCAAAGCATTTCGCCGGACAAGGCGACCTGATGATCGCCGAAATCGACCTCGCCCAGTTCGGCGACGCGGTGCGGTGGGAGGAAGCCCGCGAAGGCGCGCTCTTCCCCCACCTCTACGCCGAGCTGCCGATGCACGCGGTGGTGGGACTGCGAAAGCGGGATTGA
- a CDS encoding DUF2269 family protein produces MDPYLLWKWLHIVSSTVLFGFGAGTAWYFWNAHLTGDPALISRVGRMVVRADWIFTGTSGILQPVSGVVLVHLAGFSLFESWLVAAYALYAIAFLCWVPVVWLQIKTQRLAQTAAENGTLLDQDYHRAMRLWFALGWPAFLGLMAVFWLMVAKPVLW; encoded by the coding sequence ATGGACCCCTATCTGCTTTGGAAATGGCTGCACATCGTCAGCAGCACCGTATTATTCGGCTTCGGCGCAGGCACCGCCTGGTATTTCTGGAATGCCCATCTCACCGGCGACCCCGCGCTGATTTCGCGCGTCGGCAGGATGGTGGTCAGAGCAGATTGGATATTCACGGGAACAAGCGGAATCCTGCAGCCCGTCAGCGGGGTCGTATTAGTCCATCTTGCAGGCTTTTCTCTGTTCGAATCGTGGCTGGTGGCGGCTTATGCGCTCTATGCGATCGCATTTCTCTGCTGGGTGCCGGTGGTATGGCTCCAGATCAAGACGCAGCGCCTCGCGCAAACCGCCGCCGAAAACGGCACACTGCTCGACCAGGACTATCACCGCGCCATGCGGCTCTGGTTCGCGCTGGGCTGGCCCGCATTTCTGGGGCTGATGGCAGTGTTCTGGTTGATGGTGGCGAAACCCGTCCTCTGGTAA
- a CDS encoding SDR family oxidoreductase has translation MEIHQLVFIRFRAGARKADGGFMRILLLGAGGFIGRHIMSDLLAAGHDVVGVIRPRQDLIVAFPAARFAALDLAHMLRAEDWSGHLDGVDAVVNAAGVLRGRDMNMIHVDMPQALYEAAARAEVKRAVLISAISARPDVATDYSLSKLSGEAVLRSSGVEWVILRPSLVYGDGSYGGTSLIRGMAGLPLAVPLPDSGDFTFSPIHVRDLARAVRIACEGGIASCKTLEPAGPDTMSLKDILARYRAWLGFGSSRFVHVPMPLMRLLGWIGDRAGDGPISTNSLVQMVAGNAGDGDAFVKAIGFTPRSLDDALRDSPAQVQDRWHARLFFLVPVLKAALLLMWLISAWMGLRHGAEQAKAFADGIGLSSAWADPLRIGSSLLDIAIAAHLLLARSAMRTARVQLAVVLGYTVVIGLALPLQWLDPLGSLIKNLPIMVAIAIYGVIGDKR, from the coding sequence ATGGAAATCCATCAGCTGGTCTTCATTCGTTTTCGAGCCGGTGCTAGGAAAGCCGACGGGGGATTCATGCGAATATTATTGCTTGGCGCTGGCGGATTTATTGGCCGTCATATTATGTCCGATTTGCTCGCTGCCGGACATGATGTTGTGGGGGTGATCCGGCCGAGGCAGGATTTGATCGTCGCGTTTCCGGCGGCCAGGTTTGCCGCGCTCGACCTCGCCCATATGCTTCGTGCCGAAGATTGGTCGGGCCATCTCGACGGAGTAGACGCTGTCGTCAACGCGGCAGGGGTGCTGCGTGGGCGGGACATGAATATGATCCATGTCGACATGCCGCAGGCGCTTTATGAAGCCGCCGCGAGGGCTGAAGTAAAGCGGGCCGTGCTGATCTCGGCCATCAGTGCGCGCCCGGATGTCGCGACGGATTATTCGCTGTCCAAACTTTCGGGCGAGGCGGTGCTTCGCTCCTCCGGCGTTGAGTGGGTCATTCTTCGGCCATCGCTCGTCTATGGCGATGGGAGTTACGGGGGAACATCGTTGATCCGAGGTATGGCGGGCCTGCCGCTGGCTGTGCCGTTGCCCGATTCGGGGGATTTCACATTTTCCCCGATCCACGTCCGGGATTTGGCCCGCGCGGTGCGGATCGCGTGCGAGGGCGGCATAGCGTCGTGCAAAACGCTCGAGCCGGCCGGGCCGGATACGATGAGCCTGAAGGATATACTTGCCCGGTATCGGGCGTGGCTGGGCTTTGGTTCTTCCCGCTTCGTGCATGTACCGATGCCGCTGATGCGATTGCTGGGATGGATCGGCGACAGGGCCGGCGACGGCCCCATCTCGACCAACAGCCTGGTTCAGATGGTGGCGGGCAATGCCGGAGATGGCGATGCCTTTGTAAAGGCCATCGGCTTTACACCGCGGAGCCTCGACGATGCGCTGCGCGACAGCCCGGCGCAGGTGCAGGATCGCTGGCACGCAAGGCTGTTCTTTCTCGTTCCCGTACTCAAGGCCGCGCTCCTTCTCATGTGGCTGATTTCGGCCTGGATGGGGCTGAGACATGGAGCGGAGCAGGCGAAGGCCTTTGCCGATGGCATCGGATTGTCTTCGGCTTGGGCGGATCCTCTACGGATCGGCAGCAGCCTGTTGGATATCGCGATCGCCGCGCATCTGCTGCTCGCGCGTTCGGCCATGCGGACAGCGCGCGTGCAATTGGCCGTAGTGCTTGGCTATACTGTCGTTATCGGCCTTGCGTTGCCGCTACAATGGCTTGATCCGCTGGGTTCGCTGATCAAAAACCTGCCGATCATGGTGGCCATCGCCATTTACGGCGTGATCGGGGACAAGCGTTGA
- a CDS encoding TauD/TfdA dioxygenase family protein: protein MTLHITPSGQACGARVTGIDLTRPLDAATIADIRAAWLDHHVLAFPDQRMSDDDLERFTAAFGGFGDDPFIKPIPGREHVIAVKRRADETAPLFAENWHSDWSFQAHPPAGTCLFGITIPPVGGNTEFANQHTALDAMPADLRARVEGLQAIHSARGGYAPSGMYGAKDQGRSMDIRSGDEALATQRHPFIRAHPETGRQGLFGCAGYIIGFDGMDDAEAVPLIVELLQWQGREEFRYSHAWEPDMLVMWDNRSLLHRATGGYDGHDRLLHRTTIAAWEGQA, encoded by the coding sequence ATGACGCTCCACATCACCCCCAGCGGTCAGGCGTGCGGCGCCCGCGTCACCGGCATCGACCTGACCCGGCCGCTCGATGCCGCCACCATCGCCGACATCCGCGCCGCGTGGCTCGACCATCATGTCCTCGCCTTCCCCGATCAACGGATGAGCGACGACGATCTCGAACGCTTCACCGCTGCGTTCGGCGGCTTCGGCGACGATCCCTTCATCAAGCCCATCCCCGGCCGCGAGCATGTCATCGCGGTCAAGCGCCGCGCCGACGAAACCGCGCCTTTGTTCGCCGAAAATTGGCACAGCGACTGGAGTTTTCAGGCGCATCCGCCCGCGGGAACCTGCCTGTTCGGCATCACCATCCCGCCCGTCGGCGGCAACACCGAATTTGCCAACCAGCACACCGCGCTCGACGCGATGCCCGCCGATCTTCGCGCGCGCGTCGAGGGATTGCAGGCGATCCACAGCGCCCGCGGCGGTTATGCGCCCTCGGGCATGTACGGCGCCAAAGACCAGGGCCGCAGCATGGACATCCGCTCGGGTGACGAAGCGCTGGCGACCCAGCGTCACCCCTTCATCCGCGCGCACCCCGAAACCGGGCGCCAAGGCCTGTTCGGCTGCGCGGGCTATATCATCGGCTTCGACGGGATGGACGATGCCGAAGCCGTGCCGCTGATCGTCGAGCTGCTGCAATGGCAGGGGCGCGAGGAATTTCGCTACAGCCATGCGTGGGAGCCCGACATGCTCGTGATGTGGGACAACCGCTCGCTGCTCCACCGCGCGACCGGCGGCTACGACGGCCACGACCGCCTGCTCCACCGCACGACGATCGCGGCGTGGGAGGGTCAGGCCTGA
- a CDS encoding lysoplasmalogenase, which yields MNEEQGWDRARWLWLAALVGGISFFVAVHQRWDGAAVDLWKTSGVALLAIWAAVNARNADGRLIAAALGFGALGDWMLDAIGLLQGAAAFAIGHVIAITLYLRNRRPVLTGSQRLLVLAVVPLALAIAWALTRHGEAGQMGAAVGYTALVAAMAASAWASRFPRYRTGIGAMLFLASDLFIFAGEGGALSRDVTLWFVWPLYFAGQALIAWGVVGTLAKGARD from the coding sequence ATGAACGAAGAGCAAGGTTGGGATCGCGCGCGCTGGCTGTGGCTCGCGGCGCTGGTCGGCGGGATCAGCTTTTTCGTCGCGGTTCATCAGCGCTGGGACGGCGCCGCCGTCGACCTGTGGAAGACATCGGGCGTCGCGTTGCTGGCGATCTGGGCCGCGGTCAACGCGCGGAACGCCGACGGACGGTTGATCGCCGCCGCGCTCGGTTTCGGGGCGCTCGGCGACTGGATGCTCGATGCGATCGGACTGCTGCAGGGTGCGGCCGCCTTTGCGATCGGACACGTGATCGCCATCACGCTTTATCTGCGCAATCGCCGACCTGTGCTGACGGGGTCGCAGCGCCTGCTCGTCCTTGCCGTCGTGCCGCTGGCGCTGGCGATCGCCTGGGCGCTGACCCGGCACGGCGAAGCCGGTCAGATGGGCGCGGCGGTCGGCTATACCGCGCTCGTCGCCGCCATGGCGGCGAGTGCCTGGGCGAGCCGCTTTCCGCGCTATCGCACCGGGATCGGCGCGATGTTGTTCCTCGCCAGCGACCTGTTCATTTTTGCGGGCGAGGGCGGCGCGCTGAGCAGGGACGTCACTTTGTGGTTCGTCTGGCCGCTCTATTTCGCGGGGCAGGCGCTGATCGCGTGGGGGGTGGTCGGCACGCTCGCCAAGGGAGCGCGCGACTGA
- the trmFO gene encoding methylenetetrahydrofolate--tRNA-(uracil(54)-C(5))-methyltransferase (FADH(2)-oxidizing) TrmFO has translation MTHDIHIIGGGLAGSEAAWQLAEAGYRVRLSEMRGGGDMTPAHQGDTLAEMVCSNSFRSDDGDSNAVGLLHREMRSLGSIIMREADATKVPAGSALAVDRDLFSGGVTRALSAHPNIAIVRERVDTLPDDGLTIVATGPLTAPGLATSIGAATGKDALAFFDAIAPIVYRDSIDMDVAWMASRWDKVGPIGDGKDYINCPMDKDQYHAFVQGLIDGDKTDFKDWETDTPYFEGCMPIEVMAERGVETLRFGPMKGVGLDNPRTGRWPYAVVQLRQDNALGTLWNMVGFQTKLKHGAQVELFRTIPGLEKAEFARLGGLHRNSFIRSPELLDGQLRLKSAPHIRFAGQITGCEGYVESAAIGLIAARFAAAELGGRTLPPPPPETALGALLGHITGGADAASYQPMNVNFGLFPPLAEEVRKKDRKLGYTQRAGTALAGWMKAAI, from the coding sequence ATGACCCACGACATTCACATCATCGGCGGCGGCCTCGCGGGCTCCGAAGCGGCATGGCAACTCGCCGAGGCGGGCTATCGCGTGCGCCTGTCCGAAATGCGCGGGGGCGGCGACATGACTCCGGCGCATCAGGGCGACACGCTCGCCGAGATGGTCTGCTCGAACAGCTTTCGCAGCGACGACGGCGACAGCAACGCCGTCGGTCTGCTCCACCGCGAAATGCGCAGTCTCGGCTCGATCATCATGCGCGAGGCCGATGCGACGAAAGTTCCCGCGGGCTCGGCGCTCGCGGTCGACCGCGACCTCTTCTCGGGCGGCGTCACCCGCGCGCTGTCGGCGCATCCCAACATCGCCATCGTCCGCGAGCGCGTCGATACGCTTCCCGACGACGGCCTGACCATCGTCGCGACCGGCCCGCTCACCGCGCCCGGCCTCGCGACCAGCATCGGCGCCGCGACCGGCAAGGACGCGCTCGCTTTCTTCGATGCGATCGCGCCGATCGTCTACCGCGACAGCATCGACATGGACGTCGCCTGGATGGCGAGCCGCTGGGACAAGGTCGGGCCGATCGGCGACGGCAAGGATTATATCAACTGCCCGATGGACAAGGACCAATATCACGCCTTCGTCCAGGGGCTGATCGACGGCGACAAGACCGATTTCAAGGATTGGGAGACCGACACCCCCTATTTCGAAGGCTGCATGCCGATCGAGGTGATGGCCGAACGCGGGGTCGAAACATTGCGCTTTGGCCCGATGAAAGGCGTCGGGCTCGACAATCCGCGCACCGGCCGCTGGCCCTATGCCGTCGTCCAGCTCCGCCAGGACAATGCGCTCGGCACTTTGTGGAACATGGTCGGCTTCCAGACCAAGCTCAAGCATGGCGCGCAGGTCGAGCTGTTCCGCACCATCCCCGGTCTGGAAAAGGCCGAATTCGCGCGGCTGGGCGGGCTTCACCGCAACAGTTTCATCCGCTCGCCCGAACTGCTCGACGGCCAGCTTCGCCTCAAATCGGCGCCGCATATCCGCTTCGCGGGGCAGATCACCGGCTGCGAAGGCTATGTCGAAAGCGCCGCGATCGGCCTGATCGCCGCGCGCTTCGCCGCCGCCGAACTCGGCGGCCGCACCCTGCCCCCGCCGCCCCCCGAAACCGCGCTCGGCGCGCTGCTCGGGCACATCACCGGCGGCGCCGATGCGGCGAGCTATCAGCCGATGAACGTCAATTTCGGCCTCTTCCCCCCACTCGCCGAGGAGGTGCGGAAAAAGGACCGCAAACTGGGCTATACCCAGCGCGCCGGGACGGCGCTGGCTGGGTGGATGAAAGCGGCGATTTGA